The following DNA comes from Anastrepha obliqua isolate idAnaObli1 chromosome 1, idAnaObli1_1.0, whole genome shotgun sequence.
CCATCACATGACGACATCAAAACCTTTGGACGACGGTAGGCAATATCACGTATATCATGTCCATCTATGCTTGGGATTTCATTAATTATGCGCCGAATATTTTCAGCATCGCCATGTAGTAAGAAAGCATTCTTTATTATGCGCATTTTTGGAAATTCCAACTCTTCGAGTAGCACCTGCACTACTGATTGCACGGATTTGAAGCTGCGGTGACGAACACGGTGATATACTCGCCatagttttttaatatcatcTTCATTCATATCCAACCGTTGTTTCAGATAGGCGTTAAGTATGCATTCGCGcaagtattttatttgcataccGTCGTTTAagtctttgaaatttttaacagaTATCTCCGCGTTACTGAAACAATTACATAAGTTTTCCAATATGTTCACTTCCAAGGGAATATATCCATAGGATTTTAGCATAGaaacagttttatttataacagtAACGAATTTTGTTAGCATCGTCAGAGTGATGGGTTGAAACCCACACTCATGGAGAACTTCATAGCGATTCTCAATTGTCAGGGCATTTTGACAAAGAATTAAAGGTTTTGTGATTATTGCTTCGATATCAAAATTTAGCTTTTTCAAAGCATTGACCGTGTTAGCTGCATCTTGCCGCTTTACTGTTTTCAATTCGGGATGCTGCTCTAGGACACCACTCCATCTGCgatgatgagagccttgaaaatataaaaataaaattgttaaagccAGAAGATATCGTCgatgttgtaacagcataaaacatTCCCTATACATTTCTGGGCAATGATCCTTGGCTGGACATAAATCGGTGTAGTTTCAGTACCGTAGTCGAGAGTCGGTGGAACGAAGACATcatatgttgttgttggtgtagtaGCATAAAACATCCCCACACATATAATGGAAATCCTGCtaaagtgacagttcttggccggatataaatgcgGGTCggtccggttacgtagaaccgactgtcgtgggaacgtgcaTCATATGTCTTTATTCTCGCTTACCTATTTGACACTTTAAAAAATAAGCATTTATTGGCTCCTCAAAGTGCACATCTGATCCGTTATTACATTCCGGCGAAGTTTGGACTGACAACTCGGTCTTTGTGTTCACGGACATCCTGGTTCTTCGAATCTTGGACACGTACGTCCTTTGCACAACCACATTAATTTGACACAACAAACGGGATATGTTATATTGGTTGTTTcgcaacatattttattttttgctatgcTGAGAAATATCAATAACTATCCAATTTGCTTCggacaaagtaaataaatttgggAATTAATTGTTAAATCAAATAATCCCTTTTTACAGGAGAAGAAGAAATTTACGAAATACTCGGCTTTTTTAGTTCGCATTTGCGGAAAATTAAAAACGCTAAGAAAAcagctgtttttgttttatttatgtctGGATTTATTGCGCTTTTATTCATTCCTTATTTGTGTTTTAAGGCTACCATACACGttcaaaaaaattgctaataaTCTCTCATGCGAGACCATCTCCCTTTTCGAGCTAAAGAAAAATGAATCCAGTGTTATGAATTACGGTTAGTTTTTCAGTTCAAGTTTGGCACAGATTTCTAACTAAACAAGTGATTTTTCGCCAAGTAGGACTGCAGAAGACATCCGCAAAGCGCTTGTTAATTTGGCGAAACCAGCGGTTTTGCTGACGTAATGATTgggtttttgtttcaatttgttggctgttttcttatttattttattttttggttataAACGAGAAAATATACGTGGTTACATGTAAATGTATTCGctattaattcaaattatttttattggaattCACACACATTATATTCAAGAAAACAAAACCTCGCTTTATTTTAGAgttttttaatctaaaaatttcgctgacaaaataaataaataattggcacgtacatttCTGTCAGGTgcttcgccgagctcctcctcctatttggggactgcgtcttaatgttgttccataaatggagagatctacagttttaagccgattctgaacggcaaatgggtttttatgagtagcttttatttatttatttatttatttattattaaagtcaaaacatacaaccataggttatttttacaatgattgaccttaacaatagtttacataaaaggattaacagtaaaatcaaaactaaaattagAATTGAAATTACAGATAGTAGTAAAGAAGTATAAGTTGGAGAAAGTATTAGaaggaaagtaaggtaaaaaatagtagtagcaGGAGTAGGGATTAATGGGAAGAGATTTAAAGTACATTCAGCAATTTTCGGCAAGATAgcgaagcaatttatttttgaaacacgagctttcttttatacgtttaattttgtaaggTAAGGTATTCCAAAGACGGACAGAGAACACAAAGTATTGACGTTCAGTCACCAAACAACTGTATTTCATCGGGACTAAGTTTAACGAACGGCAGGACTTTGAAGGCATAAGTCGATCTTTGAGGTATCTGGGTTTCTGAGTGTTTATAATCTTGTGgagtaaaactaaacatttaaacctaAGCAAGTCGTTAAAGGAtacggaagcaatttttttcgcaaatactGAAATATGGTCATAACGTTTTTTACAGTACACGTATCTAGCAATGTTGTTATACAAAACATTAAGCTTACTACGACACACACTATCACAAGGAGTATATAACTCGCAACCATACAGTAACGTTGGTAACAAATACGTTTTAGCTAGTAGCAGTCGAGTGTTTACTGGTGTAAAATATTGGGTTGTCCATAAATTTCGGAGCATACCATAAACTTTGCCTATGACAGTAAAAATGTGGTTGCTCCATGTCAAAGTTCTATTAAATGTAACCCCTAGATTTTTAACATTGTCCACATATTTAATCGCAGCGCCATTTAGTTTGACTTGTGTATAGCCATCGAgcttgatatattttttgtaaataacgatGCATTGGGACTTATCAGGATTGAGAATTAACCCATTTTCAGAAGCCCACTTGCTTGTGAGGCTCAAGTCAGAATTCATATTACTTATGCAAATGTCAATGCAGCTAATGGGACAACTAACATATAATTGAACGTCATCAGCATATACATGGACATCACTATATTTAATCACACCGAACAAATCGTTAATGtacaagacaaataaaagagGGCCAAGGATAGAGCCTTGAGGTACACCTCTGGTTACAGGGAGAAAGTTTGACATGGTATTATCAATACATACGGTTTGTAATCGGTCACTAAGATACGTTTCTATAAGAGTCAAGGCCGACGTTGAAAagctaaataagtttttaagcttCAGAATTAAGAGCTTATGGTCTACGGAGTCAATGCCTTTGAATGGTCAAGTAGAGTTAGAAAGGTCACATGCTTTTTGTCAATGTTGAGCCTTATGTCATCAGACACTTTTAGGAGTGCTGTGGTGCAGCTCCTACTACATCTAAACCCCGACTGCAATGTGTTCACCAAGGCGTTGCTATTCAAAAACGTGTTTATTTGACGATGCATAATACGCTCAAGAACTTTGGATAAGAACGGCAGTATTGCAATCGGGCGGTAGTCTCCATTCGCTTTCTTAATAGGTATGATTTTGGCTTTCTTCCAAGAGTTGGGAAAGATTGACGTGGTTAAGACGGTATTCAGAGCATAGGTAAGATATTTTAAGATCTTTGGTAACaggcattttataaattttggatgAATTCCATCCAGACCGGCCGCATTCGACTTGACACTAAGTATGGACTGTACTACCTCACAATCATCGacacattcaaaacaaaaactggaCATCACAACGTTAAGATTAGAATTGTAATTGTCATAACATATATTATTAACAGAGCCGGGCAAGCACACAAAATTCTCATTTAGTACATTTACATTAACATCACATAAATCTAGCATAGGTTTATTTTTGTTCCCAATCCCGATCGCACGAATTTTGTTCCACGTCTGCTTCGAACCCACTGCAGTACTAAACTGCTGCTCATAGTATTTTAGTTTACTCAATCTAATTGATTTGTTAACATCTCGTCTGCAAGCCTTAAAGATGTTATAAGTTTCCGAGGTTCTGAAGCTCTTCCATTTGCGATACGCTTTGTTGCGTTTGCAAATCAAGTGTTTAATATGGTTGCTGAACCATGGCCGGTTTTTATCAATTACTGGTTTGTGTATAAGTGGTACGAAGCGGTGaaagagcgagctaatgttTTCTTCAATGAAGCTAATTTGCTCATTACTAGATATTAAGTTATGAATACATTCCCAGTCAATTTCCTCCACAGCCCCTTCAAGAAGCTCATAATCTATGCGTAGAAAATCACGGTATGAATAGTATTTAGTGTCATGGGTCAGTTGGAAGTTAAATGTCATGAAAATAAGATCGTGCTTAGAAAAGCCTGGCACAGAAAGCTGGTCAAATAGGCGAATTTTAGCGGTATCGTtgacaaaaaatatatctagcAAAGAGCTGCTAGTTTGCGTGAAATGTGTAGGCATAGAGCCGTTAACGGGGAACAAACCCAAGCTCCGCATGGCTAACACGAACTCATTTTCACATAGCAGGTCGCTGTTAAAATCTCCTGCTACAacgatattattataattaagagacaaattttcgatgaaatcAACAAATGGTGCGTAGGCGATGTATTTGTTAGGTCTATATACACAGCCAATGAGGAGTTTGTCATACTTAGTTTTAAtttcaaggaaaatatattctatTAGGTTCGTATTTTCCGAGATGCACTTGAGGGAGCAAGACAGACTATTTTTAACAAACACTGCAACACCGCCACCACGCTTGGCTCTATCTAAACGGAAAGTTTTATAGCCATTAACACAAAACGAATCGTCATTATGCCACGTAGAGAACCATGTTTCAGATACACACACAACATCTACATCAGATGACTCAAAGATATATCGAAATTAGATGGCAAACTCTGAGCGTTGAGATGACATATTTTCAGTCCAGACTTTAGCCTACTTAGTACGCGAATCATATTAAAAGTGGTATCTCTGCCCGTGTGAAACTGTTTATCCTTACCTATCATTGGCGAGGGAAGTAAAGAAGAGAACATTGCATATAAGACCCTTTGAAACCCGAATATTACCGAATATGACAAGAAGTATAGTTAAAACAGGAGTTAAGAGAAAGCCCAAGTAGCGGAAATAGAGAATATGAGAGGAAGAGACAAATAAAAGGAGAAggacacaatttatttttattgaactaaGTAATAAGATGTTATTATAAGAACTGCACAGTTGCTTTGGtctgctttttcatggcagaaatacactcagaaggTTTGACCGTGATAGATTCCATCGCTAAAGGCCCATATTTAAGATTATAGGTTGCTTACTAAATAGCGGCGTAAGACTGAATGTGTAAATGGGTAGATTAATTATATCATTCTGATTCGATAATATCGCATATGTGaacatgatttttatttatttcaattgtaAGTtatttataatacgttcacatataagtagatgatctactttttcgtgcttaactcccaatccgtaattaaaatcaaatttctctcccgaaatcagagattataaaataaacatagataataacgataccttttgacatacaaccctgtgttttctatgttatcgataattattattacgaatgtaaggaggaaaattaaaataaaaactaaatgaaatggatgccggcaaggcggatttattacaggtgacagcaaacacatataagtaaaaccctacatatatttgttgttgcgtttggtgcaagcatcacgtcaaaatcagcaagcaaatgtaaacatacgaatgtaaacataccaatacattcaaacaaagcatatcattttgacgtaagccatacccacggcgaaaaattcagctgggtgaatgctgtcaccttattaaatccaccttggatgccggcaaagaaaacaggtctgtaaacataataaaatttttgttaagtattattaattagggactcattttacagaaaaaagtgggtgtccataaacgttttgtcctcttattactcgAATGCGTAttactgccataattttttgcaacctcagtaaacgtggCATacagatttcctccaactgtttattattagcagacAATTGCGCCATTAAATTAGCTACTTCATCTCCTTGCATTTTCTTTATAtcgttagtaataattaaagaaaccaaaaacaccgaagatgctttccatttcaattcaaccgggctattccttcgatttcgatgtaacttaaatatgttgttcTCTGGTccaaataatgagacacgtatttttttgttcgcccgaaaaaattttttttcaagagttatcggcaattttgtttttcggctcaaaatcgatttttttaattatataagaaaaattttttttaaattcccataacttagtcaaaaatcaaccgattttaatgattctgggttcaaaatgaaaacaaaacaaaaagtgcgaaacaggttttttactcaaaaattcattactcaaaaacaactcatttcagctactgggcattcagctcaattgaagtttaagGTGTcgtcttgatttggaaaaagttataaaaaaaaaatacactttttgaaatattgaatttcgaaaaaatttcaattttttttcttttttggtaaataaaaaattgtcaactacttttttgcaattgtttctacatgaagtcgctcgtgtaagtaatgacgattattttgaacccagaatcattaaaatcggttcatttttgactaagttatgggaattaaaaaaaaaattttcttatataattaaaaaaaatcgattttaagccgaaaaacaaaattgccgataactcttgaaaaaattttttttcgggcgaacaaaaaaatacgtgtctcattattttgactagagagcaacatatttaagttacatcgaaatcgaaggacatgacccgaatagcccggttgaattgaaatggaaagcatccgaaatatttcaccaaaataatttttatgaagaaaaacttctcaaagcagaattgacagctgattgtcaattttgcaagtAATCTGCCATATCCGAACggatagattaattttgtggacttATTGAtaattactgcatatgtgaacgtactttagtCTCAATTACATTGCGAATTACGAACAAATCATTGTCTTTCCTAATTTTTATCGGAAACTTATCGGAATTAGCTATACGACAAATAGAactaaagaaaaaagcaaaataaacaaacgttgaaaaaccaaaaaaaggtattttataTTAATGGAGAGAAAAACAGACgtgcttaaaaaatttatgtacgGCCAAGAACTGAGTATGGACGAAAGGATGTAGGACGACGTAGGGGAATGATTATGCGGCTacaattttaagatattatCCGCTCAAACGgaaaatgttgctgaagtgacagtccttggccggatataaatccgagtcctTCCGGTTATGTAGAATCGACTGTCATAGGGACGTTTCATCATTCGTTAAGGATGGCTCATCAAAAAGCAAATAATTGAGTAAAGCTTCTTAAAATATGCTCAAATATAAGCAATGGCGAACAGGATCAAATTCGCGTAACGCCCCGCTGCTTTCCCGAAGTACTCGATTCAAAAGAGAACCTCCCGGAGGCGCTCTCCAGATCACTATAACTCCTTTTTGGTTATTTCTCTCATATGAATACCCTTAGTaccttttttgcgtttttttcgaCGAAGTATACAACTTGCACACTTCGTTACTTTCTCtttcaagtatgtatgtatgttgaaaGGTattttcgtatgtatgtatgtatgtttgccttcaaattatatacatatatttgctcCTATGTGACTGCTTATATTGAGTTTTAATTAGTAAATTATAAACCTAGTTTTTCAACGGCATGTAAATCatgataaaataatatgaagGTTATGTTAGGtaagcctggttggcaataagccacgcatagaccttttggtccctagcgataccagatggagaccgacctctatgaatacctaaagtagacatcatgcaggatgtcagcgcttttggcgaatctaagtagggctgggagctccgcttttgagacgtcttccagaccctcaaacagtatggctcccaggcatcttagtcgcgtttttgataatgccggacaaacgcacagaaggtgttctaaagtttcctcaacatcctctctgtatttcttgcgtttgtccgtgttagcaatccctatcttgtacgtatgtgcagccaatagattatgacctgttagcatgcCTATATTAGTtctagttctgcattcctttcgcaaGAGTGTAAGTAtaaattgagtcagttttttgtcgttagtccacctagcttccacttgccttttcatgtggtcgtccatttcgttgtatattacgtttagcggttttggtatgtcattctcttgctcaaaaggtagtctaacagcactttttgctatctcatctactatttcgttccccaaaaaatatgaaatttataaacaaaaaatttatgttttttttattttgctcaaGAGATTTAAAACCcgctttaaaaactaaatttttcaattaataccGCTATCCCATTCTACATTACTAAAAAGAACTTGATGACGCCATGTtgtaaatatgcatatttttatattactgtGATTTATATGGGCGTACCCAGCCCCCGAATGTTCGTTCCAATTCCTTGGCGACGTTTAGACATAGTCTATCATTCATTTCTGATGCCACAACTTGTATGCCCATAGGTATTCCTCTGCTATCTAATCCCATCGGAACTTGTGTTACTGGCACTTGGAGAACATTAAAAATGCTAAAGTAACTAAAATCGGTGAATTTTATCAAGGGATAGTAATGAAAGGGAGCAGTGCGGGGCGAACTATGAAAGAATAATATACCATCCTCTCCCAACATAGATATTAGCGCCTCCTTGCAATGCCTAGTCGCCTCACGAATTTGTTGCTCCTTTTCTTCGGGTAACAAAGCATCAATCAATGAGTAAATCGCAGCCATCGTAAATTCACTGCGGCCTAgtaattttttgaatagttcAAAAAATGGGTTCAGCGTTGCGCCATTTCCTAACAATTTGTTAAAGTTTGCTGGTTCCTGTGTCATCCAGTAACGCCACATTTTCCCCGTCATATTAAGATTGGGTAAGGTGGCTAGTTTTACTTCCGAACCCGATACATTTGTAAAATGGCGGCATACCTTAAACATGAGCATTTGCTCCTCTGACCCTATGGGATTACATTGAATCATGTTATTACAAGGTATGTAGAAATATCGCAAGTTTTTTAGATCCACCGGTTCATCTAAACGT
Coding sequences within:
- the LOC129250089 gene encoding transcription termination factor 5, mitochondrial — translated: MLRNNQYNISRLLCQINVVVQRTYVSKIRRTRMSVNTKTELSVQTSPECNNGSDVHFEEPINAYFLKCQIGSHHRRWSGVLEQHPELKTVKRQDAANTVNALKKLNFDIEAIITKPLILCQNALTIENRYEVLHECGFQPITLTMLTKFVTVINKTVSMLKSYGYIPLEVNILENLCNCFSNAEISVKNFKDLNDGMQIKYLRECILNAYLKQRLDMNEDDIKKLWRVYHRVRHRSFKSVQSVVQVLLEELEFPKMRIIKNAFLLHGDAENIRRIINEIPSIDGHDIRDIAYRRPKVLMSSCDGLLKTLEYVKAYGISESAVTKCLEILTLGSNTVLERLKDLHAIEEFKVLGTNPRVLRLVHYQNKARLRLEYLNQLKMRCASLHILSGGSEKFAKFAREGTDHTKGRDVVVYLANILKKDENDLRALLARHPNWCHIPVLHVKQCLDFLRSKKFKISAIYENVHLLLYPIQRIEEKLMQLQTPEFLEELQMPVKSILYLDNNELLTLILYLIESEFHFTGDGIWTEQQTQPVENFNNLLPDFPEGVKKVYKYGMKPSGTNNTAVCRADTIFARN